The following nucleotide sequence is from Lacinutrix sp. Hel_I_90.
TCGGTTTGCATAGTCATATGGGCTTATGTTATGATTCGCGAATTCAACAAAAAGTTTAAAAATTAATTATGGGGTTTTTAAAGGAATTTAAAGAGTTTGCCGTAAAAGGCAACATGATGGACATGGCTATAGGTATCATTATTGGCGCTTCATTTAATAAAGTTATTGATGTATTGGTTAAGAAAGTATTAATGCCACCGCTGTCTTTAATGAGCAGTGGTATTAATTTACAGGATAAAAAAGTAATGCTTCGAGAAACAGAATTGGATAGTGCTGGTAAAGTTTTGGCCGAAGAGGTCGCAATTCAATATGGCGCATTAGTAGAAGCTTTTATCGATTTTATCATCATAGGACTAACGGTATTTCTTGTTGTAAAAGCCATGAACAGATTAAGAGAAAAATCTGATAACACCAAAGATAAAACGGTAAAAACGCCTAAAGACATTCAGTTGCTTACAGATTTAACTGAATTAATGGAAGAGCAAAACAAATTGCTGAGAGCAAACACTTCAGAAAAATAAAAGCATAAAAAAAGCAACAAGTAGTGGATGTTTTGTTGCTTTTCCAAAAAACTATAAATGTGAGGTTATAGCTTTATTAATGTTTTATTTAAATTTAAATCATTGAGCATATCATTAGTAAATTTATAGTGCCCTTTTTTGGTTATGATTCTAAATCTGTGGTCGTTCATTCTTGATAATACATCTAAAAAGCGCCATTTTGTTTTAAGAAGTCGTTGTTTGTCACTTTTTAGTCCGATTTCAAAATAATACTTTCTAGTTCTTCTAGTAGCTGTAATGTCTGGTGTTATTTTGATCTCACCGTCCTTTTTTACATAAGATTTTGGTGACTCAAAACCATCAATATCAGCTTTGATATTTTCAAAACCTAAATTTTGTAAGTAGTTTACTGATTCTTTGATGAATACTTCGTTCTCTTTTTTTTCTGTATGTGTCATAGTACCTCTAAGTTAGTCCAAATGTGCTTTAGTAACTGTTAACGGGTTGTTAAAGCATTCATTTTTAACGTATTTTAAGAAATTTTGTAGTCATTTATAAAATATAAATAACATAATCCTGCTATTATGGCAAGCATAAAACTAATAAGAGTTCCAATTAAAACATATTCAGTAAGTTTTCTGTCTTTTGCTTTAGACAAGTCTCCAAATCTGAAAATAGACTTTGCTGCCATTAAAAAACCAACGCCTTCCCAATGGTCTGTAATAATAAATAAGAAGACAAAAACACGTTCTAAAACACCAATATAAGCGCCTGCGTGTTCTAAAGAATCGATACTATTTTCATCTGCCGTGTCTAAGTTCCATTTAGAAATAATAACTTTCATTATAACAGAAGCAACACTGGTTGTAAATAGTAAAAAGGTTATAAATACAATGGTTGTAGGAGTAAATAGCCAGTCAAAATCTAATGGATATTGAGAATAAAGTAAGGTTACCAGAAATAAAACAAGGAGATGTGCTATTTGATCTACAAAAAATAGAACTCTGGCGTTTTTGGGAGTGTTTAGATGAAGTTTAATAACATCAATACAATAGTGTGATATAATTATGATTATAAATCCAAGCCAAAAGGATTTAAAATCAGCTTTCAATACAATAAACAATGCAATAAAATGAATAAGAATATGATAGTATAAGTATTTTGATTTATGTTTTTTATCCAATTTATGAGTCACCCATTTTTTAGGCTGAAACAAAAAATCTCCAATAAAGTGAGCCAGTAATAATTTTATAAATAAGAGCATCATAGGGTTTGCGTTTGTTGTTCGTAATAATTTAATAGTTTTAGTAGGTCATCGTAACCAGAACGTTTTAAACCAGCACTAATATTACTTTGTGTTTTGTTCAGAAGTTTTGCTAGGTCTTTTTGATTATAGTCTGGATATTCTAAAGCGGCTTTAAGTGTTTCTGCAGCAGTTGGTGTCCAGTTATCTGTAGTAAGTGCCGCTAAATCTATCATGATGTTTAAAGGGGTGTCTATTGCGTCATGACCTGTTTCTAGCGCTAGAGTATTCCGTTTTAAATTTTCAAAACAATGTCCAGAGTTTATAAAAGCAGTACCATTGGCTTCGGTGATTTTATCGGCATCATGAGATTTATCACCAATACCTATAGCCATTCGCACGTCTATGTCTGAGTTTTGTTTTATAGCCGCTTTTATTAGTAAAGCAGCTCTTAAACCTGCTGTTTTATCGACTTCCAATTGAAAGCTATCCCCTCTAAAAATTTCCCATGCCTTTGGTTCTTCTCCGTATTTATTAAACTCTTTTTTTAAAATAGGTAACCATGCTTTTGGTTCACTATCTCTCGAGTTTATAATATCTCCTGTAATGATACTTACTAATTTCATCAGTAAAATTTTAATAAATATACTAAAAATATTCGCTTTTTAACGAATAATTGTAAATATCTGCTTTTTAGCGAATAATTACAAATATCTGCTTTAAGGCGAATATAATGACATATGGACAACTAAAGCGGATTTACATTTTTTTAAAAGAACTTAAAACCAAATGAAGACAATTAGTATCTTTACCGTATGAGTAAAAAAGAACTAGGTTTAAATACCATTTGTACACACATTGGTGAAATAAAAGATGAACAATTTAAAGGAGCGGTATCGCCCATTTATTTATCGTCTTCATATGAGTTTCTAGATGTAGATGTTAAGCGCTACCCCCGTTACTTTAATACACCAAATCAAGAATATCTATCAAAGAAAGTCGCAGCTTTAGAGCATAAAGAAACCGCGATGATTTTTGGGTCTGGTATGGCGGCTATTAGCCACATGTTTTTGGCGTTTTTAAAATCTGGTGACCATATTGTAGTGCAAAACACATTATATGGCGGAACCAGTAATTTTATACGTGAAGAATTTCCAAAACTGAAAATAGAATTCACTTTTACAAACGGGTATGCTGTTGAAGATTTTGAAAAAGCCATTCAACCCAACACAAAATTGATTCATATTGAAACACCTTCTAATCCGTTATTAACCATTACAGATATTGAAGCTGTTGCTAAATTAGCTAAATCTAAAAGTATTGTAACAAGTATAGACAATACTTTTGCTAGTCCTGTAAATCAAAATCCAGCCGATTTTGGCATTGATTTAATCATGCATTCTGCAACAAAATATTTTGGTGGTCATAGTGATATTTGTGCGGGCGCTGTAGCTGGCTCAAAAGCGCATATGGACAGGATTTGGAATGTTTCTAAAAATTATGGAGGTAGTCTTAGTGATTTCACGGTTTGGATGTTAGAGCGCAGTATGAAAACAATGGGATTACGCGTGAAAGCCCAAACCAAAAATGCAAAGAAAATGGCGCAATGGTTGGAGCAGCATGAGTCTGTTAAAAAAGTATACTATCCAGGCTTAAAAAGCCATCCAGAATATGAACTTGCAAAAGCACAAATGAAAGGTTATGGGGCCATGCTATCCTTTGAATTAATTGATACTATTGACTCTGTGAAATTTCAAAAGGCACTTGGTCTCATTAAAGCATCAATGAGCTTAGCAGGGATTGAAAGTACCATGTTAAGTCCGGCGCAAACCTCTCATTCTTTATTAAGTCAGGCAGAACGTGACGCTATAGGTGTTAGCGATGGATTGATTCGTTTTTCTGTAGGAATAGAATCTGTTAGCGATTTAAAGGATGATATTGAACAAGCTTTGAGTCAATTATAAATTCATAATCGCTTTTACTTGCATAAAAATAACAAACATAATACGGGCTACAATTTTGAAAAACTAATCAGCGTTTTACCAGAATTAGAAAGTCATGTGTCCGTTAATAAACAGGGCACTGAAACCATAGATTTTGCGAACCCAAAGGCTGTAAAAATGCTTAACACTGCTCTTTTAAAAGCAGATTATGACATTCATTTTTGGGAGTTCCCAAACGCGAATTTATGCCCACCAATTCCTGGTCGTGCCGATTACATACATGTCATAAACGACCTGCTACAGGCTTCAAAAATTAATCAGAAGGTTACCGTTTTAGATATTGGTACAGGAGCAAGTTGTATTTATCCCTTACTGGGGAACGCAGAATACAATTGGAATTTTGTAGCTTCAGATTGTGATGAAACGGCGCTCGTTTTCGCCGAAAAAATAATCAGTGAAAACAAATTAACAGCAAATATTCAACTTAGAAAACAAAAAGAGGTAGCACATGTTTTTGAAAATATAATCACTAAAACTGATCGTTTTGATGCGAGTCTGTGTAATCCGCCATTCTATAAAAATAAATCAGAAGCATTAGAAGCCACAAAAAGGAAACTCATAGGATTAGGAAAAGAAACAGGTTCAGTAACTAGAAATTTTGCAGGTAAGGCCAACGAATTGTGGTTTAAAGGAGGAGAAAAGGCTTTTTTACATACCTATTTATATGAAAGTTCATTATTCAAAAAACAATGCCATTGGTATACGTCATTAGTTTCTAATAAAGCGCACATTAAATCGATGTATACATCCTTAGCTAAATTAGGAGCAACCAGTGTTAAAACGATAGATATGGCCCAAGGCAACAAAAAGAGTAGAGTAGTAGCCTGGTCCTTTTTAACAGAGAAAGAACAAAACGATTGGGTTAGATAGCAAGTATCCTTAATGGTCCTAAAGGGTCGAGAAACTTAAATAAATACTTAATAAGATTTCCGTATTTATGGGAATGTAAAATAAATTTTCAATGAAATTAGACATATTAGCCTTTGGAGCACATCCTGACGATGTAGAATTAGGAGCAGGTGCAACCCTTGCAAAAGCAGTTAGTGAGGGTAAAACAGTAGGAATAGTCGATTTAACAAGAGGAGAATTAGGAACGCGTGGTACTGCTGAAACGAGAGACCGTGAAGCTGCTGCTTCAGGGAAAATTTTAGGCCTAACTGTACGAGAAAATTTAGGCTTTGCGGACGGTTTTTTTATAAATGATAAAGCACATCAGATAGCGGTTATAAAAATGATACGTAAGTATCAACCAGAGTTAGTGCTTTGTAATGCTATTGAAGACAGGCATATCGATCATGGAAAGGGAAGCAAACTCGTAAGTGATGCCTGTTTTTTAAGTGGCTTGTTAAAAATTGAAACGCAGTTAGATGGAATACCTCAAGAAAAATGGAGACCAAAACTAGTGTACCACTACATTCAATGGCAACCCTTGACACCAGATGTCTTGGTTGATGTTTCAGGTTTTATAGAGACCAAAATGGAATCTGTGAAAGCTTACAAAACACAATTTTATGACCCTAATAGTAAAGATCCTGAAACTCCAATTACTAGTAAAACCTTTATAGACAGTATTGCTTATCGTGCAAGAGATTTAGGAAGACTGGTAGGTGTGGAACACGCAGAAGGCTTTACAGTAGAGCGCTATGTTGCTGTAGATAGTCTTTTTGATCTAAAATAAAACAGTTAAAAGTCTAACTTTAAGTCACAAAAAAAGTCTTCAATAACTATTGAAGACTTTTTGCTTTTTGGGTGGAAGACCGGGTTCGAACCGGCGACCCTCGGTACCACAAACCGATACTCTAACCAGCTGAGCTACAACCACCATTTAACGCACTATTGCTAATGCGAGTGCAAATGTAATTTATTAAATATTTTCTACAAAGTATTTTTTTAATAATTTATATTAAAAATGAAATTTTATGCCCATGCTTCTATTTTTAGAACGCCATAATCACTTCAAACTCCCCATCTAAAGCTGTTTTATTTTTAGCCGGCAGATAGGTTTTGGAAATAAAACCATCTAAATATAAGGGCTTTAGGCTGTCATTCTGTTTGGAATACATGGAGAAATTATAAGAACTTGCGTTTTGTTTTAAGATTGTAAAAAAATAAATAGTCATTTGGTAAAATAATAACATCTTTTCCAATATTTAGAGTGTTTGATCCTTTATTAAATAGCGGAATTAACTTGGTATTTATAATTACTCGCAATATTTGCTTGTTTGAAGCATTATGGTCTTCGGTTTTGAGAATAGCGTAGTTGTTTCATTATACAAATACAATAACAAAAAAAAGGTTCAGGAAAAACGATTTAGTTTTTCTTGAACCTTTTTTTTATACTAGCAATGCGCGTCCCTAATTGATTAGAGTGATATCGTAATGACTTAGTAGTTGAAATGACACCATTTTAATAGAACGTCACTTAATTTACTCTACAACTTTATCCACAACAATTTTTGCGTCTCTATTCGCTAATTCCCAAGCAGTGTAAAATACTAAACGCGTTCTGTTTTCTAACAAATCGTACTGTATTTTATCTGGTGTATCACCAGGTTGGTGATAATCTTCGTGTGTACCATTAAAATAGAATATAACAGGAATATTGTTTTTTGCAAAGTTATAGTGATCACTTCTGTAGTAAAAACGGTTTGGATCATTATCAGCATTAAAAGTATAATCCAGATCGATATTCATGTATTTGGTGTTCACCATTTCTGAGATGTTGTGCAACTCTGAACTTAATTTATCACTTCCAATAAGGTATACATAATTTCTATTTTTCTTTTCACGATTTGGATCTGTACGACCAATCATATCAATGTTAAGATCTGCAACCGTATTGGCTAAAGGAAAAATAGGATCTACATCGGTATAATATTTAGAACCTAAAAGGCCTTTTTCTTCCCCTGTTACATTAAGAAAAACAAGAGAACGTTTTGGACCATTACCGTCTGCCTTTGCTTTTGCAAACGCTTCTGCTATTTCAAGCACGGCAACGGTACCAGAACCATCATCGTCTGCTCCGTTATAAATTTTTCCGTCTTTTATACCTTCATGATCTAAGTGTGCAGAAATAATAATATACTCGTCTGGTTTTTCACTACCACGAATAATTGCTGCAACATTTTCTGAAGTAATTTCTTTAGAATTGTTTTTATAATCTATTGAGATGTTTGTACTTAATAACTGTGCTTTATCATTAGTTTCTATGTCGTTAACTAAAGTTTTACCGATGTTGTCGTTTATAATAAAGTACATCATGTCATCTGCATTTCCAGCTAAAGCCATGCGGCCACTAGACCCACCAAAACGAGCAGCTGCCATAGCATAAACTTCAGGGTAGTAAAACAAAACAGCTTTGGCACCTTTTTTTTCAGCAAGCTCTTTTTTAGAAGCAAATTGCTGACGAAAGTTGGACCATTTTGAGGCTTCATTGGTGCCTGAAACCGTAAATATACCTTCGGCATTTCTAGGTTCACCAGATTTAAATAGGACGATTTTACCTTTTACATCTATAGTTTCATAATCTGAATATTTTTCGTCTTCAATACCATAACCTGCATAAACGACTTCGTCTGTGTTTACAACAGCGTTATTACTTGAGGTTACAGAAACATAATCATCAATTGCCGTAAAGGTTTTTCCATCAATTGAAAAGCTTACATTTGGAGCAGACAAAACTTCTAATGGAACATTTTGAAAATAATTTCCATCTGATTTAGCTGCAGGAATGCCATCTTCAATATACTGTTCTTTAAGGAAATTTACAGCCATTTTCTGACCTTCCTCTCCCGTTTCACGACCTTGAAACTCGTCTGAAGCGTAGGTGTACAATAATGTTTTTAAATCAGTAGCGGTTATCGTTTCTGCATAGGTTACAGGATTTGCAGAAACCTCAGTTGTTTTTTCTACTTTACTAGGACTGCTGGTTGAGCCGCAAGCGACTAAAATTGTAGCAATAGTAAAAAAGGATAATACTCTTTTCATTAGATAGATATAAAGTTTATATATTGTAAATGTACATGAAATTAAGGCCTAAACCCATTCTCTTTAACATATTTTAACAGGTTTATAACTCAGTATTATGTTTTAAAAATGACGGCCTGTTTGCCAATTGCCATGCCGTAGCGAAAATGAGCTTTGTACGTTTCGTTAATAATGCGTAGTTGATTTTATCTGGAGTGTCTGTTGGTTTATGATAGTCTGCATGTTCGCCATTAAAATAAAATATGACTGGAACATTATGTTTTGCAAAGTTATAGTGGTCGCTTCTGTAGTAGTAATTATTGGGATCCTTTTCGTTGTTATACTTATAATCTAATTTTAAATTAGAAAAGGTATTGTTTGTTTTTTCTGAAATAAAATGAAGTTCCTTACTTATTCTATCTGCTCCAATAATATAAATATAATTTGGGTTGTCTTTATGTGATTTATCGACACGCCCAATCATGTCTATATTTAAATTAGCAATGGTTTTATTTAATGGAAAAAGAGGATTTTTAACATAATAAAGTGAGCCTTGAAGACCAATTTCTTCTGCAGTAAGGTGTAAGAACAAGATGCTACGTTTTGGAGAATGTCCTGCTTTTTCTGCCGCTTTAAAAGCTTGTGCTATTTCTAATATGGCCATTGAACCTGAACCATTATCGTCTGCCCCAAAATGTATCTTGTTATTTTCTTTACCTAAATGATCTAAATGTCCAGAAATGATAAGGACTTCATCAGGCTTTTCTTTGCCTTTAATATAGGCTAATACGTTTTCTGTGGTATTAATACCCTTGGGGAGAAAGTCTGAAGGAATACTTTGGTAATACGTCGAGTCGTTGACTCCCGGATTAATACCTTCTTTGATGTAGAAATTTTTTAAGAAAGTGCTTGCCTTTTTTTGGCCTTGTTCTCCAACACCTCGACCTTCAAAATTTTCAGAAGCGAAACTGTATAGATTGATTTTTAACTCTTCGGCGGTAATGGTTTTTGAATACTTATTTATAAGTGTACTATCTGTGATTTGTATACCATTTTTTAAGTTTTCAATTTTTGTTGTGTATTTAGTTTCTGCACATGAGCCAATAAAAGTTAAGATGCTAAATATGACTAAGGGCTTCATGTATAAAAATTTGACTGTCATAAATATATAATTTAGTACAAAATAAAAGATTACCTTACTCAGAAATATCGATGTCGTCTATTTCTTCAATATCAATTTCAATATCTTCTAATTCTTCGATAGCCTCTTCTTTTGATTCCTGATCACGTTGTTCCAGTTGCTCTGTGTTTCCAACTTCTGTGACCGTTGTAACAGATTTATAGGTGGCTAATGCTAAGGTGATAATTGTTAATAGAAAAATGAGTTGTACGGTATGTTGTGGTTTATTCTCACCTCTAGATTTTAGAAAAGCAATTAAGCCAAATACAAAGGCTAAAATGGCAGGAATAAAAGCAAAGTTATAGAGTGGTAAAACAGTTAAGATAATGCCTAACACAGCAAATATAAACCCTAAAATAATACTTAATTTTCTCATGATATTTAATTTTTTAAGCCTGATGCACTTTTAATTTTTAATTCTCCACTACCTACAGCAATTTTAAATTTTGCATAGACCGGAATTTTATTTTCATCTGCAGTAAGCCAAAGAAAATTATCACCACCTTTTAAAGCATCAGTGCCCGCGGCACTTATTTTTAATTTATAGCATTCTTTTTTACCAATGGCGGTACTAATAGTTTCTTTTTTGACGTAAGTAAAAGACATCTTAGTTTCTTTATTGTCGAATAGCACATTAAAGGTATCACTGTCCCCTGGAGACGCTTTTTTAATGTCTAATGTTCTTAGATAATATAGCGTTGAAACAATATCTCTTGTTTCACTTTTGATTTTTACAGTGTTATTGGTATCCCAAAAACCAGATTCAGATTTTTTGCTTTTTTTGCGAATTAAACTTTTAACGGTTTTCGATTTGTGGTTGAAATTATATTTCACAAACTTATAATAGCCGCCTTCATCAATTTCACGTTTGTATAAATAGGGTGTTATATTACTCGGGCTTACATAACTTTCATACAGATCTCTAATTTTAAAATAGTTATCCCATTTAGAATAGGTGGTCGCTTTGCATTTTAGACGTAAGAGTGTCGCCGATTTTGTTTTAACCGTACTGGTTTCCATCGTAATTTGAGCAAAATCAGTCATTATACCAGACATGCTGTAACCCGCTGTAAAGGTTAGCTTTTCATCTGCATGGAAAGCCTTGTTTTGCGCATGTAAGCTAAGCGCAAGACAACCTATAATCAATGTAAAAAAATATTTCATCATTTTTATTTAAAGTTCAAATATAGAAAATGTAGAACACTAATTGTGCCTAAGTATTGTGTTTGGCTTTTATTTAATAATTATTTATTTGAATAACTAATACGGCAAACACAGCATTCCAAATAATAACACGAAGCCAATTATAGTTTACTAGTTTCTGTAATAACTGTGGGTTACTATTGTTATTAGAAAGCTTTTTATGAATAGGTACAAAAATGCCAAAGGTTGTAACCCAAGCCAAAAGGACTAAAATCAAATGCAAACAGGAAAGCAATGTTGTGTTTTTAAAACAACTAAAAAGTGTTAATGCTAATTGTGAAAACATAAGCGGAATAACAACAAAAGCTATACGCATGGTGTAGCGATTATGCCAACTAAATAATGCTTCCTTATTGAGGTATTTAAAAGAAGGATAGATGAGTAATTGAACCATCCAGATTAACACGATTAATCCAAAATCAACGATGAGTTGTAGTATGATCCAAGTCATACTTGGGCTGAATTTAGTAATACGGTTCGCAATATTTTTTGCACCTCGTTATTATCTTTTTGTCTAATTAAAAAAGATTCTAATTGGGCTTCATGAGAAATCTGTTCGTCTTTATCTATAAAACCATAGCCTAAATACGTGCCGTTTTTAATGAGTACAAAGGCCGCTTCTTGTGCATGTCTTCCTTTTTCTTTTAGAACCACATCTTTATTTTGATTTATAATCTCACAAATGGCATTGGTAACACGTTCGTTGTAACTTTCAATGGGCTCTTCAGCTTTACAAACGCCTTTACAGTTTTTAATCGTGTAATGAGAACACTGGGTAACCCCTTCTTGCAAATGACAAAATTTTGGGCATAAATCAAACTGCTCACAAATACGTTCTAAAAACAATCGGGCTTCCCGCATACTAAAAAACGTAATGATTGGGTTTGGTGTCGTTTTTGCATTATTAATTGCCATATGTATAAGGTCATTTCTGTCTTGATAACTAAATAGAGCAAACCCTTTGATGGTGTTTTTAGCCACTTTGTTATACTGCGGAAAATGCTTTTTAATAGCAGCATCTTCCATTAACAGCCCAATAAGTTCACTGCCGGACAATTCATAATCAATATCGGCAGTTTCACGCACCATATCTAATGATTTTTGTGCTTTACTGTAAAAGTGACTCAGCACGCGCTTTTTGATGTCTTTTGCTTTACCAACATAAATGATCTTCCCCTTTTTATTTTTAAAATAGTAAATGCCTGTCGCATTCGGTAAGGCATTAAAAACTTTATTAGGTAGGTTGGGAGGTAAGGTAGCCTGTTTATTATTTTTGTTAAGAAAATCAGCAAACACTTTCTCAGCATTTTCTTGGGCCTGTAGTTTTTGAAACAGAATTACGGTCGCTTCAGCATCTCCTCGCGCGCGATGTCTGTTGACTACATTGATTTTCAAATCTTTACATAATTTACCCAAGCTGTAGGAGCGATGTCCAGGTAATAAATGCCTGCTTAACCGTACGGTACATAACTTCTTTCTGTCGAAATCTATGGCGAGCAATTTGAATTCGTTTCTAATCACATTGTAGTCAAAATTCACATTATGCGCCACAAAAATGGTGTTTTCGGTAATATTTAAAAGCTGTTGTGCGATCTCTCTAAATTCAGGAGCATCGGCAACCAAACCATTATCAATCCCCGTTAAAGCGGTAATGTGATCTGGGATGTAGCAGTTAGGATTAACCAGAGACGTAAATTCGTCAATGATTGTGTTACCATCATATTTAAACACTGAAATCTCAGTAATGCGATTGGTTCTACCCGTAGTTTCAACGTCAATTATAGTGTAGTGCAACTGTTTTTCTTTTAAGCGCTGTAAAGATAAGGAATACTAAACATTCTATCTTAATTTTAGTCAAGTGTAAGGGAGCAATCATCTTTTTAGAACTTTTTGCGGTGGTAACAACACTGCATCTAAAAGGACCTTCGATAAAATTCTGCAGATCTTGTAGGCCTAAATTGTGAGCCTCAAAAGTGAATTTCTAGTTATCAATTTTATTTATGAATTGAGACTAACGCACTATTACCCGATTTTTAAAATTTACGAAATAATAAACTATATCAATATAAGTTTATGTTTTTTGTGTTACTTTGGAATTCAATTGCGGGAATCGATTGAAATTTGAACTCCATTTTTTTATGACAAAAAATAAAATGTTATCTTTAATATAAGCGTTTAATAGGCTGAAATAGTTCTATAATATTTTAAACTGTCTTGAATTTTGCTAATCTCCCGATAACCAATTAAAAGGAGGCATATGTAAAAAGAGTATGTAACTGCCAAGCTTAATCAAATCATTATATGACTATATATACTACTATACTGGTAGCGTTTTTATTTCTTTCTTCAAGTATTCTCTTATTATTTAGACTTAGATCACTGCTTGGTTTGGCGCCCTTATATATGCTACTGGGTGCTGCACAATGTCTTTTAGCTTTTTCTAGTAGTAATTTAAATTTTGAATTGTGGGGGAAGCATACCTTATTTCCAGAATCAATGCTTGTTTTTCCGACCGTATTATTTACTGTTTTATTAATTTATATAACAGAAGGAGTTAAAAGGTCAAGAGCGATTATTATAGGTGTTTTTGTTTTTAATTTCTTATTATTAGTATGGTTTGGTATAACCTATCGTAATGAAAGTTTTTTAGGCGTCATAGCTGCCCATTCATCAAAAGCGTTTTTTATTTTAGATTATAAAAATTTTATAACAAATACGATCCTCTTATTATTTGAAAGTGTTTTACTCATTATAGTATATCAATTTTTGATTTATAAAATTAAAAAAAACTATTTTTTTTTAATTCTTTTTATTGCCTTAGCTTCTGTTTTAGTTTTTGACGCTTTTGTATTCAATATTCTTCTTAAGTATGATACACCAGATTTTAGAACGTCATTAACAGGGCATTTAATAGGCGGAACTCTCACGGCTTTAGTGTTTTCAATAGTACTCTATAGCTATATAAAATATATAGGTGTAGAAAATAAAAACAGAGGTTTTAGTGCCAATCAAAATAGAGATGTATTTTCCATATTAAAATATAGCGCTAAAAATAAGACCCTTAAAGTAGAAAAGGTACCAGTAGGAAAAAAAACAGAATCTCAACTGGAGTCTACTTTAAATACTATTTCTGATGGTTTTATTGCTTTAGATACACATTGGTGCTATACGTTTGTCAATAAAAAAGCAGGTGATTTTTTTGGTAAAACACCAAGTCAGTTATTAGGAAAACATATTTGGACTGAGTTTCCTCAGGGAGTAGGATTAGC
It contains:
- the mscL gene encoding large conductance mechanosensitive channel protein MscL, yielding MGFLKEFKEFAVKGNMMDMAIGIIIGASFNKVIDVLVKKVLMPPLSLMSSGINLQDKKVMLRETELDSAGKVLAEEVAIQYGALVEAFIDFIIIGLTVFLVVKAMNRLREKSDNTKDKTVKTPKDIQLLTDLTELMEEQNKLLRANTSEK
- a CDS encoding DUF3307 domain-containing protein, translating into MMLLFIKLLLAHFIGDFLFQPKKWVTHKLDKKHKSKYLYYHILIHFIALFIVLKADFKSFWLGFIIIIISHYCIDVIKLHLNTPKNARVLFFVDQIAHLLVLFLVTLLYSQYPLDFDWLFTPTTIVFITFLLFTTSVASVIMKVIISKWNLDTADENSIDSLEHAGAYIGVLERVFVFLFIITDHWEGVGFLMAAKSIFRFGDLSKAKDRKLTEYVLIGTLISFMLAIIAGLCYLYFINDYKIS
- a CDS encoding PLP-dependent aspartate aminotransferase family protein, which encodes MSKKELGLNTICTHIGEIKDEQFKGAVSPIYLSSSYEFLDVDVKRYPRYFNTPNQEYLSKKVAALEHKETAMIFGSGMAAISHMFLAFLKSGDHIVVQNTLYGGTSNFIREEFPKLKIEFTFTNGYAVEDFEKAIQPNTKLIHIETPSNPLLTITDIEAVAKLAKSKSIVTSIDNTFASPVNQNPADFGIDLIMHSATKYFGGHSDICAGAVAGSKAHMDRIWNVSKNYGGSLSDFTVWMLERSMKTMGLRVKAQTKNAKKMAQWLEQHESVKKVYYPGLKSHPEYELAKAQMKGYGAMLSFELIDTIDSVKFQKALGLIKASMSLAGIESTMLSPAQTSHSLLSQAERDAIGVSDGLIRFSVGIESVSDLKDDIEQALSQL
- the rlmF gene encoding 23S rRNA (adenine(1618)-N(6))-methyltransferase RlmF, whose amino-acid sequence is MHKNNKHNTGYNFEKLISVLPELESHVSVNKQGTETIDFANPKAVKMLNTALLKADYDIHFWEFPNANLCPPIPGRADYIHVINDLLQASKINQKVTVLDIGTGASCIYPLLGNAEYNWNFVASDCDETALVFAEKIISENKLTANIQLRKQKEVAHVFENIITKTDRFDASLCNPPFYKNKSEALEATKRKLIGLGKETGSVTRNFAGKANELWFKGGEKAFLHTYLYESSLFKKQCHWYTSLVSNKAHIKSMYTSLAKLGATSVKTIDMAQGNKKSRVVAWSFLTEKEQNDWVR
- the bshB1 gene encoding bacillithiol biosynthesis deacetylase BshB1, with translation MKLDILAFGAHPDDVELGAGATLAKAVSEGKTVGIVDLTRGELGTRGTAETRDREAAASGKILGLTVRENLGFADGFFINDKAHQIAVIKMIRKYQPELVLCNAIEDRHIDHGKGSKLVSDACFLSGLLKIETQLDGIPQEKWRPKLVYHYIQWQPLTPDVLVDVSGFIETKMESVKAYKTQFYDPNSKDPETPITSKTFIDSIAYRARDLGRLVGVEHAEGFTVERYVAVDSLFDLK
- a CDS encoding M28 family peptidase, with protein sequence MKRVLSFFTIATILVACGSTSSPSKVEKTTEVSANPVTYAETITATDLKTLLYTYASDEFQGRETGEEGQKMAVNFLKEQYIEDGIPAAKSDGNYFQNVPLEVLSAPNVSFSIDGKTFTAIDDYVSVTSSNNAVVNTDEVVYAGYGIEDEKYSDYETIDVKGKIVLFKSGEPRNAEGIFTVSGTNEASKWSNFRQQFASKKELAEKKGAKAVLFYYPEVYAMAAARFGGSSGRMALAGNADDMMYFIINDNIGKTLVNDIETNDKAQLLSTNISIDYKNNSKEITSENVAAIIRGSEKPDEYIIISAHLDHEGIKDGKIYNGADDDGSGTVAVLEIAEAFAKAKADGNGPKRSLVFLNVTGEEKGLLGSKYYTDVDPIFPLANTVADLNIDMIGRTDPNREKKNRNYVYLIGSDKLSSELHNISEMVNTKYMNIDLDYTFNADNDPNRFYYRSDHYNFAKNNIPVIFYFNGTHEDYHQPGDTPDKIQYDLLENRTRLVFYTAWELANRDAKIVVDKVVE
- a CDS encoding M28 family peptidase, with amino-acid sequence MKPLVIFSILTFIGSCAETKYTTKIENLKNGIQITDSTLINKYSKTITAEELKINLYSFASENFEGRGVGEQGQKKASTFLKNFYIKEGINPGVNDSTYYQSIPSDFLPKGINTTENVLAYIKGKEKPDEVLIISGHLDHLGKENNKIHFGADDNGSGSMAILEIAQAFKAAEKAGHSPKRSILFLHLTAEEIGLQGSLYYVKNPLFPLNKTIANLNIDMIGRVDKSHKDNPNYIYIIGADRISKELHFISEKTNNTFSNLKLDYKYNNEKDPNNYYYRSDHYNFAKHNVPVIFYFNGEHADYHKPTDTPDKINYALLTKRTKLIFATAWQLANRPSFLKHNTEL